Genomic segment of Nostoc sp. TCL240-02:
ATCGCCTTTAGATTTGCCACCGCATGGTAGAGTTGCTTCAAAATATGTGAATTGCGCTCGTGAATATTTCCACAGTCTAGATTTACCCGTGGAAATCGTACCGTTGTATGGTTCAGTGGAATTAGGCCCGATTACTGGAATGTCAGAAGCGATCGTGGATTTGGTTTCTACAGGGCGCACCATGCGCGAAAATGGTTTAATTGAAATCGCTACTCTGTATGAAAGCACGGCTCGGTTGATTGCCCACCCTCTGAGTTACCGGATGAATACAGGTAATGTCGGTGATGTAATTGCCAAGCTGCGGGAAGCAATTTTGGTAGAGGTTTAATTGTTACAGCAGAAGTCAGAATTCAGAAGTCAGAAACAAAATCATGATTTTCATTCACAAAATCATGATTTTTCTAATGGCAGCCTTTGGCTGAGTGATAAGCTAAAAAACATTTAACTTGCATAATCGAATTAAACATAACTCTTGTGGGGTAGGCAAGATGCCCGCCCAGGATATGCAATTTAAATGTGGGACAGCTTATATGACTAGCAGATAGTCTGCAACAATTGAACCTCATCATGCAGACTAAAATTTGTTTACACTAGGATTAGTGCGATGGCGTATCCGCCCGCCGCAAAAGTACGACAAAATTTAAACAGAATTCCCTGAATAGCCAGAGGTGGGGAAATAACTAATTAATTGTTAAAAAAAGTTAAGCTACTCTTGAGATAGCTACGCTCCTGACTTAAATATTACACTTAGATTTATTAATAAAAATTAATGAAAGTAGGACACATTGATACAGAAGTGGCGCGGCTAGAAGCCCTCCGCCAGTATCAAATTCTTGACACCGAACCTGAAGAAGCTTACGACAATCTTGCTCAGTTAGCGGCATTTATTTGTGATACTTCCATCTCTTTGGTAAATTTTATTGATGAAAACCGTCAATGGTTTAAGGCAAAAGTAGGTTTAGATGTATCAGAAATGCCCCGTTGTGTTGGGTTATCTTACCTTTGCCAAGAGCGGCGTAATGTTGTGGTGGTTCCTGATACCTTAGCTGATGAAAATTTGGCCAATAATGCAGTAGTCACTGGCTATCCTTATGTACGGTTTTATGCAGGTGTACCCTTAATTACTCCCAAGGGAGATATGCTGGGAACTCTATGTGTACTTGACCAAGTTCCAAAAGAATTGAGCCAAAAACAAGTGGAGGCGCTTGTGGCTCTGAGTCACTTGATAATCGACCAACTAGAGCTTAGGCGTTATGTAACTGAGGTATCTCAAGTTACTGAAAAGCTCATGGCACACGAGCAAGCAGCCCGCGTCCAGTCTGAAGCTGCGAGAACCCACATCAATAATCTTCTTGAAAGCATTACTGATGGGTTTTTTGCCCTGGATAAAAAGTCGCGATTCACCTACATTAATGGTCAAGCAGAACGGCTGTTGCGAAAAAAACAAAATGAGCTTCTGGGTAAAAACATCTGGGAAGTGTTTCCAGAAATCATCGGCACAACATTTTACCATGAGTATCACAGGGCAATCATAGAACAGGTGAGTGTGGAATTTGAGGAGTTTTATCCACCACTAAACTGCTGGCTTCAAGTCCATACCTATCCTGCCAAAGACGGCTTGTCTATTTATTTTCAAGACATTACTGAACGGCGGCGAACAGCAGAAGCACTACGAGAAAGTGAAGAACGTTGGCAATTAGCATTACATGGTAATAATGATGGCATTTGGGATTGGAACCTCAAGACTAATGAAGTGTTCTTCTCAACTCGGTGGAAGGAAATGCTCGGTTATAAAGACCACGAAGTTTCCAACGGTTGGGACGAATGGATAAAACAAATCCACCCCGATGAGCGAGATTGGGTACTTCAAGCCTTCCAAGACCACTTTGCCAAGAAAACACCGTTTTATGTTTGTGAATATCGAGTCCAGTGCCAAGACGGCAGCTATAAATGGATTCTAGATCGAGGACAAGCACTTTGGGACGCATTGGGTGATATAGTTCGCATGGTGGGTTCTTATACAGATATCACAGATCGCAAGCGGGCAGATGAAGAATTAAAGCGGCAGAATTTGCGATCGCAATTATTTGCAGAAATCACCCTGAAAATTCGAGAATCTTTACAAATAAATGAAATTCTTCAAACCACAGTTACAGAAGTACAAAAATTACTACAAGCAGACCGAGTTTTAATTTTTCGACTGGAAGCTGATGGTTCGGGAACAGTAATACAAGAGGCAGTGCTACCTGGTTGGCCCGTAATTCTAGGAGAAAATATTCTCGATACCTGCTTTAAAGAAGAATATATCGAAAGATATCGCCAAGGAAGAGTCAGTGCCATGGAAGACGTTCAAGCTGCTCACATTCAACCATGCCATCGAGAATTTCTTCAGCAGTTTGCTGTCAGAGCTAACCTAATAGTACCGATTCTTGTTAGAGATAACATTTGGGGCTTATTGCTGGCTCATCAGTGTGCCGCACCTCGAAAGTGGAATAACTTTGAGATGGAGTTGTTAAAGCAACTAGCTAATCAAATTGGCATTGCTTTATCTCAAGCGCAACTATTAGAAAAAGAAACCCAGCAAAGTCAAGAACTCGTCCGTTCTAATGCGGAATTAGAACAGTTTGCTTATGTAGCTTCACATGACTTACAAGAGCCGCTACGGATGGTAACAAGTTATTTACAACTACTAGAGCGAAGATACAAAAATCAACTTGATGACAATGCCGATCAGTTTATCACCTACGCAGTAGATGGGGCGCGGCGAATGCAGACCTTAATCAACGATTTGTTGAACTATTCCCGCGTCAGCACCCGTGGACAGCCATTTAAGTTAGTTGATTGTGATGTCATCTTACAGCAGGCGATCGCTAATCTCCAAATTGCGATTGCAGATAGCAAGGCAATTGTCACTTACGATTCTCTACCTGAAGTGATGGCTGATACTACCCAACTAACACAAGTATTTCAAAACCTGATTGGCAACGCGATCAAATTTTGCCAGAATCAGCAGCCACAAATTCACATTGGGGTAGCCAAGCCAAATCCAAATTCAGACGAAGAAAGTTTAAATTCTATACCATTGGCAGATGAATGGTTATTCTCGATACGTGATAATGGAATTGGTTTGGAATCCCAGTATGCAGAACGTATTTTTATAATTTTTCAGCGTTTGCACGGTAGAGACAAGTATCCTGGTACTGGAATTGGTCTGGCAATTTGCAAGAAAATTATAGAACGGCACGGCGGCCGGATCTGGGTTGAATCGAAACCGGGTCAAGGCTCGACTTTCTACTTCACAATTCCAGATAGAGCAGGTAAGCAATCGTGAGCGTTATAACAGCGATTATGCCTATTGAGGTTTTGTTAGTAGAGGACAATCCTGGCGATGCCCAACTTACACGCATCGCCTTAGAAGATAGTAAGATATCGATTCACCTCAACGTCGTCGAAGATGGTGTAGAGGCAATGGCATTCTTGCGAAAACAAGAAAAATATGTCAAAGCAGCCCATCCCGATATTGTGCTGCTCGATTTAAATCTCCCCAGAAAAGATGGGCGGGAGGTACTGGCAGAAATCAAAGGAGATGAAAAGCTCAAGCGAATTCCTGTGGTAATTTTGACGACTTCCCAAGCTGAAGAAGACATCCTCAAAGCCTATAATTTATGTGCAAACTGTTATATAACTAAGCCAGTAGATTTCGATCAATTCGTTAAAATTGTACAATCAATAGAAAATTTTTGGTTTGCGATCGTAAAACTGCCACCGGAGTAGTGGAAATGGCAGGTAAAAATATTAAAGTCTTGTTAGTAGAAGATAACCCCGGTGATGTTTTTTTATTACAGGAGTTTTTAAAAGAAGTTACCACAGTTGTAGTTGATTTGATACCCGTTGAGCGGCTTTCGGAAGCAATCAACTACTTAGCAAAGGAAATTTTTGATGTGATTTTGCTAGACCTCTCGCTGCCAGATAGCCAGGGGTTAGAAAGCTTTGTCATCGCTCACCATCAGGCTAAAGCCACTCCCATAATTGTGCTGACGGGTATAGACGATGAAACTTTGGCAATTAGGGCGATGCAAGAAGGAGCGCAGGATTATTTGGTGAAAGGGCAAGTAACTGGCGACTTGCTGGTGCGCTCCATGCGTTATGCTATCGAACGTCAACGGGCAGACGAGGCATTGCGTCACAGTGAAGAGCGATTTCGAGTGGCCCTAAAAAACTCTCCCATCTTTGTCTACAACCAAGATATAGAGTTACGCTACACCTGGGTTTACAATCCCCCTTCTGGATTGACAGTTGAGGAAATATTAGGCAAACAAGACTTAGATATTATCCCAGGTGAAGATGCTCAACGTCTTACCACAATTAAACGCGGGGTACTAACTACTGGCATAGGAACGCGAGAGGAAGTATCAATTACAATCAAAGATACAACTCGATATTACGATTTGACAGTTGAGCCATTGCGGAATGAGTCGCAAGAAGTTGTGGGCGTGACGTGCGCCAGTATTGATATTAGCGAAAAACAAGCTGCGCTACGCGATCGCAAATTGGCAGAAGAAAAAATCCGCGAACAAGCAGCATTACTCGATGTCACCACTGATGCCATTTGCGTGCGAGATTTAAACAATCAAATTATTTTCTGGAACAAAGGCGCAGAAACACTTTACGGCTGGCAAGCTGAAGAAGCTTGGGGCAAAAATGCTAGTGAGCTTTTGTTTGACGAACCTTCACCAGAAATCGAAGCGGCTCTTTTACAAGCTACTAGTAAAGGTAAGTGGCAGGGCGAGTTAACTAAACTTACCAAAGCTGACAAAGAAATCCTTGTTGCTAGTCGCTGGAGTTTGGTGTACGGCGAACAAGGAAAACCAAAAGCGATTCTCACCGTTGACACAGATATTACCGATAAAAAACATCTAGAAGCCCAATTATTTCGCGCCCAACGCTTGGAAAGTATTGGCACTCTAGCTAGTGGCATTGCTCACGACCTCAACAATATCTTGACACCTATTCTGGCAGGAGCGCAACTTTTACCACTCAAATTTCCTGATGCAGATGAGCGGACTCGCCATCTACTGGAAATTTTGGAAATCAACGCTAGACGCGGGGCAGATTTAGTCAAACAAGTGTTGTCATTTGCACGGGGTGTAGAAGGAAAGCGTATCACTTTGCAACTCAGACATATAATTGTGGAAGTTGCCAAGATTCTTAAAGAGACATTTCCCAAATCCATACAAATCAGCACAGATGTCCTGCAAGATTTGTGGATGGTTTCTGGAGATAGTACCCAACTACATCAAGTATTGATGAACCTCTGCGTTAATGCCCGCGATGCAATGCCAAATGGCGGTAATTTGAGCATCTATGCTGAAAATCTGTTGATTGACGAAAATTATGCCCGCATGAACCTGGAAGCCAAAGAGGGGCCTTATATAGTAATTACTGTCTCCGATACTGGAGTTGGGATTCCCAAAGAAATCTTAGATAGAATTTTCGAGCCATTTTTTACCACAAAAGATGTCGGAAAAGGCACAGGGTTAGGACTTTCCACCGTGCTGGGAATTATTAAAAGCCACGGTGGTTTTGTGAATGTCTATAGCGAACTGGGAAGCGGCACTAGCTTTAAGATTTACTTGCCAGCAGTGGAGGGAATGGAAACATTTACTCCAGAAGAATCGCCAGCACAGAAAGGACATGGAGAATTGATTTTGATTGTGGATGATGAAGTTGCTATTCAAGAGATTACGAGGACATCGCTAGAAGCTCACAACTACAAAACCCTCATTGCCAATGATGGCATTGAAGCGATCGCGCTATACGCTCAAAACCGGGATAAAATTAGTGCCGTACTGATGGATATTATGCTACCTTTACTCGATGGTTTAACTGCCATCCGTACTCTGCAAAAAATTAACCCCAAAGTCAGAGTTATTGCCAGCAGTGGACTTATGTCTGACAATAAGCTTAGTGCAGTAGCTGCTATTGGTGTGAATACGTTTTTGGTAAAGCCCTACACTGTCAACGAGTTATTGCTTTCTTTACAAAAAATCCTATCGTAACTCAATTAATTACGCAAGTATTATGGTAGTTATAAGTACAAAAGTTCGCTTCATTGATGTGAGTGTAAATTGTTGGGATTTGATATGATTGAGCATCGACTAACACACTCCTCTTACGGAGTGTAGGGGCAGGGAAAACTTTTTTTAATCCCATGCCCAATGTCCAATGCCCAATGCCCAATCCTTTTTAATATGCCTCGGTTTCTCAAGTTAATTATAAATATAGTAGTCTTGAGTGCATTGTTATTCATATCTGTGCAAGTTTGGGCGCAAGATTGGCGACCAGTTCGCGGTGGTATCCCTTTCGGGATCAGTGGTATGGCTTTGATAAAGCAGCAAAGAAATACACTAGATTTTCTGATTGTCCACGACAACAAAAAACCCAATCAAGCCCGTTTAGCAATTATTAGTATTAAAGGAAAAAACCAACCTGAATATTTCCCATTAAAGTGGCCAAGTAACATAGAATTGCCCATCGACTTAGAAGCTTTAACATCTATTCCTGAGAAAACAAAATTCTCTTTTATCGCTTTAAGCAGTTCTGGCAAAGCTTATTTTATCAGGTTAAACCCTGCCAATAAAACCATCTTGGTTCTCAAAGAATTCAATCTACCAGAAATTATTCAAGGAAATAATTTTGAGGGATTTGGATTACAAAATATAGACGGAAAATTAGTTGCTATTTGGGCACATCGAGGCGAAGGTGAACAACCAGCAACTATATTTTGGGGAATGTTTGATTTGGCTAAATATCAAATTACTCTCGCAGGTTCTGCCAATCTGAGAGTACCGTTTCCATCTGGCAATGTACGTCATATATCAGACATTAAGGTAGACCCTGTAGGAATTGTGTACATTACCTCAGCAAATGATGCCGGAGACGATGGCCCATTTCAGTCAGCTGTGTATATCGCTGGTTATCTGGGATTGCGTGATCACAAAATTGTATGGCAGCAAAATTCTCAACTTGTTCCTCTTTACCGCTCTGATTACCACAAAATTGAAGGTATGGAACTTGTTCCCGGTGCGGAAGGTGGTCTGATTCTTGGTACGGATGATGAGAATTTGGGTTCTTATGTATACATGGTGGGTGGGAGTAATTGAGCGATATGTCCTTTGATAACCTATGCAAACTGCTATCTGAAAACAGATTGCTGGTTTATTTGCGATCGCCTAACAACTTCCTTAAAGAGTGTCAAGGTTTACAGTGTGATGGTGTACCCGCCCACTGTAGGCGATCGCAATTTGGTATAAGTTGACCATTATCTTATCGATAACGGCCACTTAATTAATTAACCCTACACATTAAATCGGAACAACATTACATCCCCTTCCTGCACAACATACTCTTTCCCTTCACTGCGAACCAACCCTTTTTCCTTCGCAGCATTCATCGAACCATTTGTTACCAAATCTTTATAAGCAACAGTTTCAGCGCGAATAAATCCCCGCTCAAAATCACTGTGGATTACACCAGCAGCTTGAGGTGCAGACATTCCGGCATTAATTGTCCAAGCGCGGGTTTCTTTAGGGCCGCAGGTAAAATATGTCCGCAAGCCTAGAAGCGAGTATGTTGCACGAATCAAGGATTTTAAACCGCCTTCTTCCACACCTAAAGATGCGAGAAAATCAGCCTTATCTTCTTCTGGTAGTTCTACTAACTCCGCTTCAACTTGAGCCGAAACTATGACAACTTGGGCATTTTCTGTCGATGCAATTTGTCGCACTGTTTCTACAAAATGATTACCAGTTGCCAATTCATCCTCAGATACATTGGCGGCATAAATAATCGGTTTATAAGTAAGCAGTTCTAATCCCTTAATAATTACTTCTTCTTCTTCATTCAAACTTACCTGGCGCACCGATTTACCTTCATTTAAAGCCGCAGCCAATTTTTCTAAAACTGTGATTTCAAACTGTGCATCTTTGCTGGTACGAGCTTGTTTGCGAGTCCGGTCAATTCGCCGCTCAATTTGTGATAAATCTGATAAACCCAGTTCTATATTAATGATTTCAATATCTCGCGCTGGATCAACAGAACCAGCAACGTGGATAATATCGTCATTTTCAAAACAACGTACCACATGGACGATCGCATCAACTTCCCGGATGTGGGACAGGAATTGATTCCCTAGTCCCTCACCCTGACTTGCACCTTTAACTAAACCGGCAATATCTACAAATTCCACCCGCGCCGGGATAGTTTGTGCCGAACTGGCAATCTTAGCAAGAACATTTAACCGTTCATCCGGTACTGCGACAACGCCGACATTCGGTTCAATCGTGCAAAAAGGGAAGTTAGCTGCTTCTGCTTTAGCATTAGCAACTACAGCATTAAATAAAGTAGATTTTCCGACGTTGGGAAGTCCGACAATTCCGGCTCTTAGCATTTTGGATTTTAGATTTGAGATTTTGGATTACATTACCAAGTTAATCTAAACAGGTTCCGGTATGGTTTGGGGAATTGGCCCTGGAACTGTTTGGGGAATGGGAGCAGGTACTGGTTCTGGTACAGGCCCCGGCAAGGGTTGAGGAATCGCTGGCCC
This window contains:
- a CDS encoding response regulator, which codes for MSVITAIMPIEVLLVEDNPGDAQLTRIALEDSKISIHLNVVEDGVEAMAFLRKQEKYVKAAHPDIVLLDLNLPRKDGREVLAEIKGDEKLKRIPVVILTTSQAEEDILKAYNLCANCYITKPVDFDQFVKIVQSIENFWFAIVKLPPE
- the hisG gene encoding ATP phosphoribosyltransferase; the encoded protein is MLTVALPKGELLKNSIRLLQSVGLDFSAFLDSGTRQLQIPDTKGIAKALLVRAQDVPVYVEYGQAQLGVVGYDVLREKQPQVAHLVDLQFGYCRMSVAVKASSSYRSPLDLPPHGRVASKYVNCAREYFHSLDLPVEIVPLYGSVELGPITGMSEAIVDLVSTGRTMRENGLIEIATLYESTARLIAHPLSYRMNTGNVGDVIAKLREAILVEV
- the ychF gene encoding redox-regulated ATPase YchF, which gives rise to MLRAGIVGLPNVGKSTLFNAVVANAKAEAANFPFCTIEPNVGVVAVPDERLNVLAKIASSAQTIPARVEFVDIAGLVKGASQGEGLGNQFLSHIREVDAIVHVVRCFENDDIIHVAGSVDPARDIEIINIELGLSDLSQIERRIDRTRKQARTSKDAQFEITVLEKLAAALNEGKSVRQVSLNEEEEVIIKGLELLTYKPIIYAANVSEDELATGNHFVETVRQIASTENAQVVIVSAQVEAELVELPEEDKADFLASLGVEEGGLKSLIRATYSLLGLRTYFTCGPKETRAWTINAGMSAPQAAGVIHSDFERGFIRAETVAYKDLVTNGSMNAAKEKGLVRSEGKEYVVQEGDVMLFRFNV
- a CDS encoding response regulator, giving the protein MAGKNIKVLLVEDNPGDVFLLQEFLKEVTTVVVDLIPVERLSEAINYLAKEIFDVILLDLSLPDSQGLESFVIAHHQAKATPIIVLTGIDDETLAIRAMQEGAQDYLVKGQVTGDLLVRSMRYAIERQRADEALRHSEERFRVALKNSPIFVYNQDIELRYTWVYNPPSGLTVEEILGKQDLDIIPGEDAQRLTTIKRGVLTTGIGTREEVSITIKDTTRYYDLTVEPLRNESQEVVGVTCASIDISEKQAALRDRKLAEEKIREQAALLDVTTDAICVRDLNNQIIFWNKGAETLYGWQAEEAWGKNASELLFDEPSPEIEAALLQATSKGKWQGELTKLTKADKEILVASRWSLVYGEQGKPKAILTVDTDITDKKHLEAQLFRAQRLESIGTLASGIAHDLNNILTPILAGAQLLPLKFPDADERTRHLLEILEINARRGADLVKQVLSFARGVEGKRITLQLRHIIVEVAKILKETFPKSIQISTDVLQDLWMVSGDSTQLHQVLMNLCVNARDAMPNGGNLSIYAENLLIDENYARMNLEAKEGPYIVITVSDTGVGIPKEILDRIFEPFFTTKDVGKGTGLGLSTVLGIIKSHGGFVNVYSELGSGTSFKIYLPAVEGMETFTPEESPAQKGHGELILIVDDEVAIQEITRTSLEAHNYKTLIANDGIEAIALYAQNRDKISAVLMDIMLPLLDGLTAIRTLQKINPKVRVIASSGLMSDNKLSAVAAIGVNTFLVKPYTVNELLLSLQKILS
- a CDS encoding GAF domain-containing protein, which translates into the protein MKVGHIDTEVARLEALRQYQILDTEPEEAYDNLAQLAAFICDTSISLVNFIDENRQWFKAKVGLDVSEMPRCVGLSYLCQERRNVVVVPDTLADENLANNAVVTGYPYVRFYAGVPLITPKGDMLGTLCVLDQVPKELSQKQVEALVALSHLIIDQLELRRYVTEVSQVTEKLMAHEQAARVQSEAARTHINNLLESITDGFFALDKKSRFTYINGQAERLLRKKQNELLGKNIWEVFPEIIGTTFYHEYHRAIIEQVSVEFEEFYPPLNCWLQVHTYPAKDGLSIYFQDITERRRTAEALRESEERWQLALHGNNDGIWDWNLKTNEVFFSTRWKEMLGYKDHEVSNGWDEWIKQIHPDERDWVLQAFQDHFAKKTPFYVCEYRVQCQDGSYKWILDRGQALWDALGDIVRMVGSYTDITDRKRADEELKRQNLRSQLFAEITLKIRESLQINEILQTTVTEVQKLLQADRVLIFRLEADGSGTVIQEAVLPGWPVILGENILDTCFKEEYIERYRQGRVSAMEDVQAAHIQPCHREFLQQFAVRANLIVPILVRDNIWGLLLAHQCAAPRKWNNFEMELLKQLANQIGIALSQAQLLEKETQQSQELVRSNAELEQFAYVASHDLQEPLRMVTSYLQLLERRYKNQLDDNADQFITYAVDGARRMQTLINDLLNYSRVSTRGQPFKLVDCDVILQQAIANLQIAIADSKAIVTYDSLPEVMADTTQLTQVFQNLIGNAIKFCQNQQPQIHIGVAKPNPNSDEESLNSIPLADEWLFSIRDNGIGLESQYAERIFIIFQRLHGRDKYPGTGIGLAICKKIIERHGGRIWVESKPGQGSTFYFTIPDRAGKQS